The Solibacillus daqui genome has a segment encoding these proteins:
- a CDS encoding lipoate--protein ligase family protein — translation MALDEALLDWHSVGEIPPVIRFYEWNPATVSIGYFQRAHKDINLQNVKEQNLGFVRRPTGGRAVLHDQELTYSVIVSESYPNMPATVTEAYRIISEGILLGFQKLGLEAYFSVPETKEQFEDLKKPKSAVCFDAPSWYELVVEGKKVAGSAQTRQKGVILQHGAILLDLDEELLLSVFNFESDEAKERMRKKLPEKAVAMNQFVDTPFTIADCIEAFSNGFKEALDIELVPYQLNETQQQYVEHLMKNKYCTDEWNYRK, via the coding sequence TGTTAGATTGGCATAGTGTGGGTGAAATTCCACCAGTTATTCGTTTTTATGAATGGAACCCTGCAACAGTGTCTATTGGTTACTTCCAGCGAGCGCATAAAGATATTAATTTACAAAATGTGAAAGAACAAAATTTAGGCTTTGTGCGTCGTCCTACGGGTGGTCGTGCAGTGTTACATGACCAGGAGCTAACCTATTCAGTTATTGTGTCGGAAAGCTATCCAAATATGCCTGCAACGGTGACAGAAGCTTATCGTATTATTAGTGAAGGGATTTTGTTAGGATTCCAAAAACTTGGCTTAGAGGCGTATTTTAGCGTGCCAGAGACGAAGGAACAATTTGAGGATTTAAAGAAACCAAAAAGTGCAGTTTGTTTTGATGCACCAAGCTGGTATGAATTAGTCGTTGAAGGAAAAAAGGTTGCGGGTAGTGCGCAAACACGTCAAAAAGGTGTTATTTTGCAACATGGTGCTATTTTACTAGATTTGGATGAAGAACTATTACTTTCCGTGTTCAATTTTGAGTCGGATGAAGCAAAAGAGAGAATGCGAAAAAAATTACCTGAAAAAGCAGTAGCAATGAATCAATTTGTTGATACGCCATTTACGATTGCGGATTGTATTGAAGCTTTTTCAAATGGCTTTAAAGAAGCGCTTGATATTGAACTTGTACCATATCAATTGAATGAAACACAACAACAATATGTTGAACATTTAATGAAAAATAAATATTGTACGGATGAGTGGAATTATAGAAAATAA